The proteins below come from a single Kitasatospora sp. NBC_00315 genomic window:
- a CDS encoding PAS domain-containing protein codes for MSSRPIRGAARLAAILDALPDALLLVNSNGTVVDANNAAVQSLQAPGTSLVGRGVLDLLPEFDPSRIPGSMRPAPRQDDELDRPVRMTARRTDGTSFPVEVSGNDFADDGASEGRGYTLSAPAYDPYRDGGGQRQSSGSDLLLLLVRDLSSRLGVEAELRRQHKQTEMILRAAAEGVLGVDLEGRCVLVNPAAAHILEYRASELGGRELHPLIQHSKADGSPLTLEESALLDTLTSGRKHRVRGAVLWRKDGRPVTVDLTTAPVRDGDQLVGAVMTFTDRSRELALVARNEHLTAVLESELGGALTALHRRIDALAGDPAGQLWPEANWTLRRLADECRRFGKLIDGVLSYQRFEDDVENGPATLKREPIGLDAVVRQAVEIAGELVGAGRVRFSVHAAAVEVIADEERLAQALAHLVADVSGVALSLDAVPTGRGEPAGLGVPALPQSGGEAPTVVLAAAQRGEVARVEIRGPGLGGSPVHLPIARSVVERHGGVLQPHELPNRAGTTYVVELPLDPVAAKAAAERAAAGGREDGRKESDTAVIPDLPGIPLLLPTELPPEEGPAPDPDAPAAPDGGVPAAQDEDRHGRDEARAHAGPPADSEQWHEPPAARPGRGGAGTGVALARSVPGQWNGDGTDPGYGRPGGTGPQQAENDPWHGSDGSGTAYALPPVEADGRDRAPERERQQDGSGGALPSPGPIALGPGPSAPTPPPTPPSATAPTPPPATPPAGTPIGAEPAGPATGRTSGPIALGPGTPAAAGPGESTVVPAPEPAAEPARSTGQGQPSRRRRALPAEEEQPAGFSLPGVPDPGTPLYPGLEHALPAGPAPARPEPGAVPPTGRRRRLAVPPGGEAETSSAEPVEPPQAPAEEATPVASAALEIAARPALPATTRGEPQQTPSAEAGDAEPTPPRPVGSGLGELTPPRPMGAGGGAFAGAFPAAFPSAPPAPPTAPAEAVAPPEGRTPPRPMAELAPAGSAEDATAPVPDPPTMITPAVDGNPRRLLVWPEPDPSTKQALQDRGYHPVIVRSREEVDAQATAFPAALFVDPLTGPITRTALQSLRTAALNSRVPVLVTAGLGQATRDAAYGADPAVLLRALAPRDGENHAPRVLLVEGDPDIAAAMISSLERRGMHVEHAVDENDAVARASSVQPNLVVMDLLRIRRRRVGLLDWLRANDRLHRTPLVVYTSVDLDPRELPRLRTGETVLFLAERSTSEDVQSRIVDLLGRIGSLGEPGTAAPGGVMRMADR; via the coding sequence GTGAGCAGCAGGCCGATCCGAGGCGCTGCTCGCCTCGCCGCCATACTCGATGCCCTGCCCGACGCGCTGCTGCTGGTGAACAGCAACGGCACCGTCGTGGACGCCAACAACGCGGCCGTCCAGAGCCTTCAGGCCCCCGGCACCTCGCTGGTCGGCCGGGGGGTGCTGGACCTGCTGCCCGAGTTCGACCCGAGCCGCATCCCCGGCTCGATGCGCCCCGCACCCCGCCAGGACGACGAGCTCGACCGACCCGTACGGATGACCGCCCGGCGCACGGACGGCACGTCCTTCCCGGTCGAGGTCTCCGGCAACGACTTCGCGGACGACGGCGCGAGCGAGGGACGCGGGTACACCCTGTCGGCGCCGGCGTACGACCCGTACCGCGACGGCGGCGGGCAGCGCCAGTCCTCCGGCAGCGACCTGCTGCTCCTGCTGGTGCGCGACCTCTCCAGCAGGCTGGGGGTCGAGGCGGAGCTGCGCCGCCAGCACAAGCAGACCGAGATGATCCTGCGGGCCGCCGCCGAGGGCGTGCTCGGCGTGGACCTGGAGGGCCGCTGCGTGCTGGTCAACCCGGCCGCCGCGCACATCCTGGAGTACCGGGCGAGCGAGCTGGGCGGCCGCGAGCTGCACCCGCTGATCCAGCACTCCAAGGCCGACGGCAGCCCGCTCACGCTGGAGGAGTCCGCCCTCCTCGACACCCTCACCTCCGGCCGCAAGCACCGGGTGCGCGGCGCCGTGCTGTGGCGCAAGGACGGCCGGCCGGTCACCGTCGACCTCACCACCGCCCCCGTCCGGGACGGCGACCAGCTGGTCGGCGCGGTGATGACGTTCACCGACCGCAGCCGCGAGCTGGCCCTGGTCGCCCGCAACGAGCACCTCACCGCGGTGCTGGAGAGCGAGCTCGGCGGCGCGCTGACAGCCCTTCACCGGCGGATCGACGCCCTCGCCGGCGACCCGGCCGGCCAGCTCTGGCCGGAGGCCAACTGGACGCTGCGCCGGCTGGCGGACGAGTGCCGGCGCTTCGGCAAGCTGATCGACGGCGTGCTGTCCTACCAGCGCTTCGAGGACGACGTCGAGAACGGCCCGGCCACGCTCAAGCGCGAGCCGATCGGCCTGGACGCGGTCGTCCGACAGGCCGTGGAGATCGCCGGCGAGCTGGTCGGCGCGGGCCGGGTGCGGTTCTCCGTGCACGCGGCGGCCGTCGAGGTGATCGCGGACGAGGAACGACTGGCCCAGGCGCTGGCCCACCTGGTCGCGGACGTCAGCGGCGTCGCGCTCTCCCTGGACGCCGTACCGACCGGGCGCGGTGAGCCGGCCGGCCTCGGTGTCCCGGCCCTGCCGCAGTCCGGCGGGGAGGCTCCGACCGTGGTGCTGGCCGCCGCTCAGCGCGGCGAGGTCGCACGGGTCGAGATCCGGGGCCCCGGCCTCGGCGGCAGCCCCGTCCACCTGCCGATAGCGCGCAGCGTGGTCGAGCGGCACGGCGGCGTGCTCCAGCCCCACGAGCTGCCGAACCGGGCCGGCACCACCTATGTGGTCGAGCTGCCGCTGGACCCGGTGGCGGCGAAGGCCGCCGCCGAGCGGGCGGCGGCCGGTGGACGCGAGGACGGACGCAAGGAGTCCGACACCGCGGTCATCCCCGACCTCCCGGGCATCCCGCTGCTGCTGCCCACCGAGCTGCCGCCGGAGGAGGGGCCGGCTCCCGATCCGGACGCTCCCGCCGCGCCGGACGGCGGCGTCCCGGCCGCGCAGGACGAGGACCGGCACGGCCGGGACGAGGCCCGGGCCCACGCCGGCCCGCCCGCCGACTCCGAGCAGTGGCACGAGCCTCCCGCCGCGCGTCCCGGTCGCGGCGGCGCCGGCACCGGGGTGGCGCTCGCGCGCTCCGTGCCCGGCCAGTGGAACGGCGACGGCACCGACCCCGGCTACGGCAGGCCCGGTGGCACCGGGCCGCAGCAGGCCGAGAACGACCCCTGGCACGGCAGCGACGGCAGCGGAACGGCCTACGCGTTGCCGCCCGTGGAGGCCGACGGCCGGGACCGGGCCCCGGAGCGGGAGCGGCAGCAGGACGGGAGCGGCGGCGCGCTGCCCTCTCCCGGACCGATCGCGCTCGGCCCCGGCCCGTCCGCCCCGACCCCTCCGCCGACCCCTCCGTCGGCCACTGCGCCGACCCCTCCCCCGGCCACTCCGCCGGCCGGAACCCCGATCGGGGCGGAGCCGGCCGGTCCGGCCACCGGCCGGACGAGCGGGCCGATCGCGCTCGGCCCCGGGACTCCGGCGGCCGCGGGCCCCGGGGAGAGCACCGTCGTACCCGCTCCGGAGCCGGCCGCCGAGCCGGCCCGGAGCACGGGCCAGGGCCAGCCGTCCCGCCGTCGGCGCGCCCTGCCCGCCGAGGAGGAGCAGCCGGCCGGTTTCTCGCTGCCCGGCGTCCCCGACCCCGGGACACCCCTCTATCCGGGCCTGGAGCACGCGCTGCCGGCCGGTCCGGCGCCCGCCCGCCCCGAGCCCGGAGCGGTGCCGCCCACCGGGCGGCGTCGCCGGCTGGCCGTGCCGCCCGGCGGCGAGGCCGAGACCTCGTCGGCGGAGCCGGTCGAGCCGCCGCAGGCACCGGCCGAGGAGGCGACCCCCGTCGCCTCCGCCGCGCTGGAGATCGCCGCCAGGCCCGCCCTGCCCGCCACCACCCGCGGCGAGCCGCAGCAGACACCGTCGGCCGAGGCCGGCGACGCCGAGCCGACGCCGCCGCGTCCGGTCGGCAGCGGGCTGGGCGAGCTGACCCCGCCGCGGCCGATGGGTGCGGGTGGCGGCGCGTTCGCCGGTGCCTTCCCGGCCGCCTTCCCGAGCGCGCCGCCGGCGCCGCCGACCGCACCGGCGGAGGCCGTCGCCCCGCCGGAGGGCCGCACGCCCCCGCGGCCGATGGCCGAGCTGGCCCCGGCCGGCAGTGCCGAGGACGCGACGGCTCCGGTCCCCGACCCGCCGACGATGATCACCCCGGCCGTGGACGGCAACCCGCGCCGGCTGCTGGTCTGGCCGGAGCCCGACCCGTCCACCAAGCAGGCCCTCCAGGACCGGGGCTACCACCCGGTGATCGTCCGCTCCCGCGAGGAGGTCGACGCGCAGGCCACCGCGTTCCCGGCGGCGCTCTTCGTCGACCCGCTGACCGGGCCGATCACCCGGACCGCGCTGCAGTCGCTGCGGACGGCCGCGCTGAACAGCCGGGTGCCGGTGCTGGTCACGGCCGGCCTCGGCCAGGCCACCCGGGACGCCGCGTACGGCGCCGACCCGGCCGTCCTGCTGCGCGCCCTCGCACCGCGCGACGGCGAGAACCACGCCCCCCGGGTGCTGCTGGTGGAGGGCGACCCGGACATCGCCGCCGCGATGATCAGCTCGCTGGAGCGGCGCGGCATGCACGTCGAGCACGCGGTGGACGAGAACGACGCGGTCGCCCGGGCCAGCAGCGTCCAGCCCAACCTGGTGGTGATGGACCTGCTCCGGATCCGCCGCCGCCGGGTCGGTCTGCTGGACTGGCTGCGTGCCAACGACCGGCTGCACCGCACTCCGCTGGTCGTCTACACCTCGGTCGACCTCGACCCGCGCGAGCTGCCCCGGCTGCGGACCGGCGAGACGGTGCTCTTCCTCGCCGAGCGCTCGACCAGCGAGGACGTGCAGTCCAGGATCGTCGACCTGCTGGGCCGGATCGGCTCGCTCGGCGAACCGGGGACGGCCGCGCCGGGCGGTGTGATGCGGATGGCCGACCGCTGA